In Acidobacteriota bacterium, the DNA window CCGGCCGTCACGAACCGGGCACAGGCGAGATCAACTACGCGAACGTGTTTCGAGCGATCGCGGCGACTGGCTATCAGGGATTCGTTGGGCTGGAGTTCAAGCCGTCGCGGAATGCTGATGAAGTCTTAAAAGAGGTGCTTAGGCTGGCAGGTTAGTCAGAGCCTGAGATTTCAGATTTCAGATATTTCAGATTTCAAATCTCGGATTTTAAAAGACTTTTAAACTTAGAAGTCAGACTTCAGAATTCAAATCTCGGATTTCGGATTTCAAGTTTGGAATTTGTGATCGTGCGATCTCAATCCGAACATCGGAATTGAGCGTCGAGATCATTTGAAATCAAAAACCGAAATACCTGAAATCCGAAATCTGAGATTTTGAAATTTGAGATCCCCTTAGATCGCCAATGGCAAAACAAGAAATCTACGATGCGATTGTTGTCGGCTCAGGCGCGACTGGCGGGTGGGCCGCAAAGGAACTCACCGAAAAAGGCATGCGAGTGCTGGTGCTTGAAGCCGGACGCAAGCTCGATCCCGAGAAGGATTTCAACGAGCACACCTGGCCCTACGAAGTGAAGTATCGCGGAACCGTCGGCAACCGGACGCTCTTCCGCGAGCGCCAGGCCATCCAGTCAAAGTGCTACGCGTGTAACGAGTATGGCCGGCACTTCTTCGTCGACGACGTTGATAATCCCTACACAACGGCTAACGGTAAGCCTTTCGACTGGATTCGCGGCCGTCAGGTCGGCGGGCGCACGATCACTTGGGGCCGCCAGGTCTATCGGCTCTCCGATTATGAGCTGAAAGCTGCGAGCCGCGACGGCTACGGCGATGACTGGCCCATCTCGTATGCGGAACTCGCGCCTTACTACGACAAGGTCGAGGAGTTTATCGGCGTGAGCGGCTCGTATGAGAACGTGCCCAACCTGCCGGACGGAAAGTTCCTGCCCGCAATGAAGATGACCTGCGGCGAACGGCTCCTGAAAAAAGGGGTCGAGCGAAAATGGAAAGACCGAAAGGTGACGATCGGCCGCGCGGCGATTCTTACTCAAAAGCATAACGGCCGCGCCGCGTGTCACTACTGCGGACACTGCGATCGCGGATGCACCACGTCGTCGTATTTCAGCAGTCCCGGCTCGACACTTCCCGCCGCCGCCAAGACCGGCAGACTTACGCTTCGCACCAACGCGGTCGCGAGTCACGTCATCGTCGACACTAAAACCGGGAAAGCGAAAGGCGTTGCTTGCATCGATCAGATGACGAAGAAAGCGTTCGAGGTTTTTGGGAAGGTGGTCTTGTTGTGCGCTTCGACGATTGAATCGACCCGGCTATTGATGAATAGCGCGACCCGGCAGCATCCGGCGGGACTGGCCAACTCTTCAGGCGTGCTTGGTCAGTATTTGATGGACCACATTTTTCAAGTCGGCGTAGGCGGACTGGTGCCGGCGGTTTCGAACTATCCTTACAACTACGACGACGGGCGCGCGAACGGCATTTACATTCCAAAATTCCGGAACGTCAACGAGCGCCATCCCAAGTTTATTCGCGGCTATGGAATGCAAGGCGGCGTTCAACGCGGATTGCTGCCGACAACGATGAGACAGATTCCCGGCTTTGGTTCTGAGTTCAAGAAGATGGTGCGAGAGGCAAAAGATCCGGCGCCGTTCTGGATCGGAATGTGGGGCGAGATGCTTGCGCGAAAAGAGAATCGCGTGACGATCAACAAGGACGTGAAGGACGCGTGGGGAATTCCGGCGGTTCACATTGAATGCTCGCACGGCGACAACGAGAAGGCGATGGCGTCGGATGCGCTCGATAGCTTGAAAGAGATGGTTCAGGAAGCGGGCTTCGAGATGACCTATGCGAATCCGTTTCTCGCGGCGCCCGGATTGTGCATTCACGAAGTGGGAACGGCTCGGATGGGCAACGACCGGAAGACTTCAGTGCTCAATCGATTCAATCAAAGCTGGGACGTTAAGAACCTTTTCGTCACCGACGGCGCGTGTTTCGTATCGATCGGTTGTCAGAACCCTACACTGACGATGATGGCGCTGACCGCGCGAGCTTGCGACTATGTTGTCGATCAGTTCAAGAAGGGCAATCTTTGAGAATTGAGGTTTGAGATTGAGGAGCGAGTCCGAGGCGGAATCCGTGCGAATCCGTCAAACCCGCGTGATCGGTGGTCTATGGGTTTGTAAGAATCGCACTGTCAGCGTCGCATAGACCACGGGTGACACTGATTCGGCGGATTTGCGCGGATACCCACTCAATGGAGAACGGGAGAAGACGAATGGATCGAAGAATCTATTTCCGATTGAGCGTGATGATGTTCCTCGAGTTTTTTGTTTGGGGCGCGTGGTTTGTCACCTTGGGTACGCATCTGTTAAAAGGGATTGGCTTTACACAGGGTCAAGTCGGCTACGCCTTCTTGATGAACAATATCGCCGCCATCGTTTCACCCTTCTTCATCGGCATGATCGCTGACAGATTCTTCGCCTCGCAGAAAATCATGGGTGCGCTGCATCTGCTTGGCGGGATCATTCTTTATTTGTTCGCCGGCGTCACTACGGTGGGCTGGCTGATCTTCGGCCTTTTGCTTTACAACCTCTGCTACATGCCGACGTTGGCGCTTGTCAACAATGTTTCATTTCATCAAATGGAAAAGCCGGGTTCGCAATTTCCCAAAGTGCGCGTCTGGGGAACCATCGGCTGGATCGCCGCCGGCCTGAGCATCTCCTATATCCTTGCCAGGTTTTACCCTGATGTCGAGGCGGGCGCCATGCCAATGAAGATGGCCGCGATTGCTTCGATTGTTATGGGACTCTACTCGTTCACGCTGCCGAACACACCGCCGCAAAACGTCGGCAAAAAAGTCAGCGCCGGCGAAGTGCTTGGCCTCAAAGCAATCAGGCTGCTGAAGGAGAGATCGTTCTTCGTTTTCGTGCTCTGCTCATTGCTCATCTCGATCCCGCTGGCCTTCTATTACAATTTCACGAATCCGTTTCTGAACAATTTGAAGATGCCAGACGCGGCGGCCAAACAGAGCATTGGGCAGATGTCGGAAGTGATCTTCATGGTTCTTATGCCGTTCTTCTTCGTCCGCCTTGGCGTGAAAAAGATGCTGCTTGTCGGGATGCTGGCATGGGCGGCGCGTTATTTATTGTTTGCTTACGGCAACCTCGACGCGGCGGCGTGGATGATCTATGGCGGACTTCTTTTGCACGGCATCTGCTATGACTTCTTCTTCGTCACCGGGCAGATTTATG includes these proteins:
- a CDS encoding GMC family oxidoreductase — protein: MAKQEIYDAIVVGSGATGGWAAKELTEKGMRVLVLEAGRKLDPEKDFNEHTWPYEVKYRGTVGNRTLFRERQAIQSKCYACNEYGRHFFVDDVDNPYTTANGKPFDWIRGRQVGGRTITWGRQVYRLSDYELKAASRDGYGDDWPISYAELAPYYDKVEEFIGVSGSYENVPNLPDGKFLPAMKMTCGERLLKKGVERKWKDRKVTIGRAAILTQKHNGRAACHYCGHCDRGCTTSSYFSSPGSTLPAAAKTGRLTLRTNAVASHVIVDTKTGKAKGVACIDQMTKKAFEVFGKVVLLCASTIESTRLLMNSATRQHPAGLANSSGVLGQYLMDHIFQVGVGGLVPAVSNYPYNYDDGRANGIYIPKFRNVNERHPKFIRGYGMQGGVQRGLLPTTMRQIPGFGSEFKKMVREAKDPAPFWIGMWGEMLARKENRVTINKDVKDAWGIPAVHIECSHGDNEKAMASDALDSLKEMVQEAGFEMTYANPFLAAPGLCIHEVGTARMGNDRKTSVLNRFNQSWDVKNLFVTDGACFVSIGCQNPTLTMMALTARACDYVVDQFKKGNL
- a CDS encoding nucleoside permease → MDRRIYFRLSVMMFLEFFVWGAWFVTLGTHLLKGIGFTQGQVGYAFLMNNIAAIVSPFFIGMIADRFFASQKIMGALHLLGGIILYLFAGVTTVGWLIFGLLLYNLCYMPTLALVNNVSFHQMEKPGSQFPKVRVWGTIGWIAAGLSISYILARFYPDVEAGAMPMKMAAIASIVMGLYSFTLPNTPPQNVGKKVSAGEVLGLKAIRLLKERSFFVFVLCSLLISIPLAFYYNFTNPFLNNLKMPDAAAKQSIGQMSEVIFMVLMPFFFVRLGVKKMLLVGMLAWAARYLLFAYGNLDAAAWMIYGGLLLHGICYDFFFVTGQIYVDKKAPREIRASAQGFIALITYGVGIGLGSIVSGKVGDAVTTNGVTDWRVFWLIPCAFAAIITLFFALTFKDKVSDKAVDSR